The proteins below come from a single Chrysoperla carnea chromosome 1, inChrCarn1.1, whole genome shotgun sequence genomic window:
- the LOC123305226 gene encoding ras-related C3 botulinum toxin substrate 1 has translation MSSGRPIKCVVVGDGTVGKTCMLISYTTDSFPGEYVPTVFDNYSAPMVVDGIPVSLGLWDTAGQEDYDRLRPLSYPQTDVFLICFSVTSPSSFENVTSKWYPEIKHHCPDAPMILVGTKIDLRDDRETLTALAEQGLSPIKREQGQKLANKIRAVKYMECSALTQRGLKQVFDEAVRAVLRPEPQKRRQRKCTLI, from the exons ATGTCTTCCGGGCGGCCTATTAAATGTGTTGTCGTTGGAGATGGTACCGTTGGAAAAACATGTATGTTAATTTCGTATACGACAGACAGTTTTCCTGGTGAATATGTTCCTACTGT GTTTGATAATTATTCAGCACCAATGGTTGTTGATGGTATACCAGTAAGTTTAGGATTATGGGATACAGCTGGCCAAGAAGATTACGATCGATTACGACCATTATCGTATCCACAAACAGACGTCTTTCTAATATGTTTTAGTGTAACGAGTCCATCATCTTTTGAAAATGTTACATCTAAATGGTATCCAGAAATAAAACATCACTGTCCTGATGCCCCAATGATATTAGTTG GCACAAAAATAGATCTTCGAGATGATCGTGAAACATTAACAGCATTAGCCGAACAAGGTCTATCGCCAATAAAACGTGAGCAAGGCcaaaaattagcaaataaaattCGTGCTGTTAAATATATGGAATGTTCAGCATTAACACAACGTGGTTTAAAGCAAGTATTCGACGAAGCTGTTCGGGCTGTACTTAGACCGGAACCTCAAAAACGTCGTCAGCGTAAATGCACGCTTatttag